The Streptomyces sp. ICC1 DNA window CCGCGCGAGCTCGTCCTGGAACTGGTGTGGGGGCGGGACTTCGGGCCGGACTCCAACTCGCTGGCCGTCTATGTCGGCTACCTACGGCGGAAGCTGGAGGCCGGGGGCGAGCCCAGGCTGGTGCACACCGTGCACGGGGTCGGGTACCGGCTGGAGACCGCGTGAGCGGCGCGGGCGCTGCGGGCGCTGCGGCCGGCGGGGGCGGCGGGGGCCGGCGCCGGCGCGGTGCGCCGTGGCGCCGCCGCCGGCCGCTGCGGACCCGGCTCGCGCTGTCCGTCACCGCGGCCGTGGCCTTCGTCGCGCTCGGCGTGTGCACCGCGGCCTTCCTGCAGGGGCGGGCCGCGCTCTTCCGGCAGCTCGACCTGAGCCTGACGCAGGCCGCCCGGCTCGCCGCGAAGCAGTACGGGGACTCGCCGCCGGGGACCGCCTCGTGGGACTGCCGGTACCTGGCCGCGCCCGCCTGCGTCCAGATCGTCCCGGCCGACCCGTCGAAGGACCCGGCGGGAGGGGAGGCCGCCTACCGGATGCCGGTGGCACCGGCCACCCGGCAGGTCGCCGTGGAGGCGCGGGCCCCCTTCTACACCGACATCGTCGTCGAGGGGCATCCCGCCCGGATGCTCACCACCGACTTCCTCAAGGACCGGGCCCTCCAGGTCGCCGTGCGCTCCGACTCGGTGGAGACCGGCATCGACCGGGCCGCCCGCTGGCTCGCCCTCACCGCCACCGCCGGGGTGCTGCTGGCCGCGCTGCTCGGCTACTGGGTCGCGCGGACGGGCCTGGCACCGGTCACCCGGCTCACCGCCATGGCCGAGCGGATCGCGGCCACGCGGGATCCGCGGCACCGCATCGAGCTGCCGCCGCCGGGGCCCGGGCGGGGCGCGGAAGACGAGGTCACCCGGCTGGCGGGCAGCTTCAACACCATGCTCGGCGAGCTGGAGCAGTCCGTGACCGCGCAGCGCAGGCTGGTCGCGGACGCCTCGCACGAGCTGCGGACGCCGCTGACGGCGCTGCGGACGAACGCGGAGCTGCTGGCGCGGGGGGAGCGGCTGACGGTGGAGCAGCGCGAGCGGGCCTCACTGGCGCTCGGTCGGCAGCTGCGCGAGGTGACGGGGCTGGTCAACGACCTGATCGAGCTGGCGCGGGACGAGGAGCCGCAGCTGCTGGTGGAACAGGTGCGGTTGGCTCCCCTGGTGGAGTACTGCGTGGGGGCCGCGCGGGCGCACTGGCCGGGGGTGGAGTTCCGGGTGCGGACGCCGGCGCGGGAGGAGGCGCTGGCGGTGGTGGCGGGGGTGCCGGCGCGGTTGAGCCGGCTGCTGGGGAACCTGCTGGACAACGCGGCGAAGTTCAGCCCGGGCGGGGCGGAGGTGGAGGGCGTCCGCGGTCGTCCAGGGGCAGTGCTGGATGGGGTCGACACCGGAGGCCACCGCGTCGGTGATGGCATCGGTGCCGTGCGCGTGCGCGGCCACCTTCAGGCCAGCCTGGTGGGCCTCTTCGACTACGACGGCGAGCTCGTCTGCGCCGAACTGGCTCTTCCCTCCGGCCGGCCGCCGGCGTGAGGCGAGCCCGAGCACCGCCCCACCCGAACTCCCGGTCGGCGGGGGCGTTTTCGTTCCCGGAACGGGGGCAGTCGAGGGTGCACACGGCGGGGTTCTCCCCGACCACGACTGCGGAGGCGAATTCGATGAGGGGCATCAGCGGTTGCATAGGCCTGATCGTGGTGGGGGCCATCCTCACCTTCGCGTCCGACTGGAAGATGCAGAGCGTGAACCTCGACCTGGTCGGCGTGATCATGATGGTGGCCGGCGCCATCGGCCTCGCGGTCTACGCGAGCGTCCTCAAGCGCCGACGCATCGGCGCCCTCCCGGTGGTCGACGAAACCCGCCGGGGCCTGTGACCCGGGGACGCGCCCCGCAGGGTCAGCGCTGTGCCGCGCCCTCGTAGACCGGGAGCAGGGTGTTCAGGACCGCTTCCATCGAGAAGGACTTCGCCGCCAGTTCGCGGGCCGCGAGGGAGGCCGTGGTGTTGGTCGCCGAGTCCAGCAGGGACAGGACCGCCGCCGCGACGCCCGCCGGGCCCGGGTCGACCGCCGCGCCCGCGCCCGCCGCGGCGATGTCGCGGGCCAGGCCGTTGGAGTGGGTCACCACCGAGGGGACGCCGACCGACAGGGCCTCCAGGACCGACATCGGGAACGGCTCGTCCACCGAGGGCAGTACGTAGACGTGGGCGCGGCGCAGCTCCGTCAAAACCTCCGCGCTCGACAGGGCCCCCGGGACCGTGAAGCGGGAGGAGAGGCCGAGGGACGCCACGCGCGCGCGGACCGCCGCCAGTTCGCCCTCGTCCGGGCCGGCCACCACGAACTCCGCGTCCGGGTGCACCGCCAGCAGGGCCGGAGCCGCGTCGACGAAGTCCACCGGGCGCTTGCGGGACTGCAGACGGGCCGAGTAGAGGATCCGCGGGGGTCCGGACAGGGCGGGGCGCGCCTCCTGGGCCGGGGTGCCGTTGACCAGTCGGACGGCGTTCGCGAGCGGCGCCCCGACCACGGCATCGAGGCCTTCCCGCTCGTGCGGGGTCAGGTACAGCACGGCGTCCGCGCCGCGCAGCAGCCGGCGTACCGCCACCGCGTCCAGCACCTTGGCCAGGAGCTTCTCGCTCGGGTCGACCATCCCGTGGGTCTGCAGGACGAGCGGTGTGCGGGCGCGCAGCGCGGCCAGGGCCACCGGCAGGGTCACCAGGTCCCGCGCCAGGTGGACGTGGACCACGTCCGCGTCCCGGACCAGGCGGCCCGGCGAGGCCAGCAGGGCGGGCGAGGTCATCCCGCTGAAGCCGAGCGGCAGCAGCCGGCGGGCCGGGAAGAGCTTCGCCGGGACGCCTTCCACCGAGGTCGGCCAGGGGTCCGGGAAGCCCTCGCCCAGGGCCAGCAGGCCCGCTTCGTGGCCGCGCTCGCGCAGCCCCTTCGCCAGGTTCAGCGCGACCCGGACCGGGCCGCCGAAGGCGTGGGTGGGGGAGTGCAGGGTGACGGCGTGCAGGACTCTCACTTCGGCTCCTCCACCGGGCGGCGGCGCCCGTCCTGGGTCTGCAGGGTCAGGGCGGGAAGGTCCTTGTGGACCACCGAGCCCGCGCCCGCCACCGCGCACCGGCCGACCGTCACGCCCGCCAGCACGGTGGCCCGTACCGCCACCCACGCGCCGTCCTCGACGGTGATCGGCGCGTTGCGGTAGCGGAAGTCGGCGGCACGGTGGTCGTGCGAGCCGGTGCACAGCAGGGCTTCCTGCGAGACGCAGGCGTGCGCGCCGATCGTGACCGGCTCCAGGTTCAGCAGCCAGGCGCCCTCGCCGATCCACGCGTGGTCGCCCACGGTGAGTTTCCAGGGCCACAGCACGCGCACCCGGTGGCGGATCAGCACGCCCTCGCCGATCTCGGCCCCGAAGGCGCGCAGCAGCGCGACCCGGAGCCGGGCCGGGCACAGCCAGCTCATGAACAGCGTGTTCATCACGGCGAACCAGAGCGCCTGCGTCAGCAGCCCTCGGCCCTTGTCGTATCCGGCCAGCGTGAAGGCAGGAAGATCACGCACAGCTACCCCTCATCGTCCGCCCGTCGTCAGGGCCGCAGGCGCCTCCCCGGGCGCCGAGCGCTCAGACTAGACTGCGCCCGGATCAGGCACTGGGGTGGGGGCGAGCGTGGCAACCGACATACGCGAGAGCGCGGTCAGGCCGGCCCCGCCCCACCCCGACGAGGAGCGCAACTGGGGCCGGGTCACCACCCCGCGCACCCTGCTCTCCCGGGCCCTCTCCGTCCCGCTCGCCCTCGGATTCACCGTCTTCCTGCCGCTCTTCGTCGCCGTCCAGGACGGCGACGGCCAGCGTGACGCGGCCTTCTGGCTCCAACTGGTGCTCACCATGTACGCGGGCGCCCGGCTCTCCGCGATGGTCCTCACCAGCCGCCGCAAGCTGCTCCAGGGCTCCTTCTGGCTCTTCGTCTACATGGCCATGGGCGTGGCCCCGCTCGCCCAGGCCGTCCTGGGCCGGGTCCCCACCCCCGTCGTCGGCCCGCGCTCGGACCTCACCACCGCCATCGGCCTGGTGCTGCTCGGCTGCGCCCTGTTCGACGTCGGCGTACTGCTCGCCCGGCACCGGCCGACGGGCCGGGCCGGCGGCTCGCGCAAGGAGCCGCGCCCGGTCATGGCGCACCGGCGGCGGCTCCAGCTGCTGACCGTGATGGCCTTCCTCGGCAGCGCGGCCCTGATCATGAAGCTCGGCGGTCCGGCGGTCTTCTTCTCCAGCCGCCAGGAGATCATCGCGGGCATCGAGGAGGCGGGCGTCTCCCAGGACGGCCAGGCCGGCCAGGCCCTGCTGCGGGGGTTCGGCACCGTCCCGGCGCTGCTCGCCCTGCTGCTGTACACGCGCTGGCTGATCACCTCGAAGTTCGCCCGCCGCAAGGTCTCGATCCTCGTCACCTGGTCGGCGCTCGCGGTCCTCAACCTGATCGTCAACAACCCGATCTCGAACCCGCGCTACTGGTTCCTCACCGTCATGTTCTCGCTGCTGTTCACCGTCTTCCCGGTGAGCGCGGCGATGTACCGGGTGGCGCTCTCCATGGCCGTGGTGATCGCCCTCCTCGTCTTCCCCTTCGCCGACCGCTTCCGTTACGACGAGAAGAACTACAAGCCGGTCGAGACGACCTCGTTCCTGGAGCCGATGGCGCTCAAGGACTACGACCAGATCGGCATGTTCGCGAACACCATCACCTTCTCGAACTCCGGCCCGGGCCATTCCTACGGGCGCCAGCTCGCGGGATCCGTCTTCTTCGCGGTGCCCCGCTCGGTGTGGCCGGGCAAGCCGCGCGACACCGGCGTGATGGTCGGCCAGTGGATGGGCACGGTCAACACCAACCTCTCCTCCCCGATCTGGGCGGAGCTGTGGATCGACTTCGGCCCGCTGGGCATGGGCGCCGGACTCCTGGGCCTGGGGTACGCCTCCGCCCGCGTCGACCGCCGCTACGCCAAGCGCGCCAGGCGCAGCTCGCCGCCCGGCAGCCTGATCTCCACGGTGGTCCCGCTGGTCGCCGGGTACTCCTTCATCCTGCTGCGCGGCCCGCTGCTGCAGGCCTCGGGGCGCATCGCCATCGCCGGGATCTGCCTCGCGCTCGTGGCCACGTACCGGCAGGACAAGGGCACGACGCTGCGCTGACCCGCCCGGTCCGGCGGCCCGGGTGCGGCGGCACGGGTGCGGCGTTGAGGCGGTCGACCGGTCAACGGTGCAGCGGTTCAACTTCGGCATCGGATACACCGCGCCGTTAGAGTGGGGCCATGACCGAGACGGTGGGGCGCCGCGAGCGCAAGAAGGCCCAGACCCGCAAGTCCCTGGCCGACGCCGCGCTGCGCCTGTTCCAGGAGCACGGGTACGACAAGGTCGGCGTCCGCGACGTGGCGGAGGCGGCCGACGTCTCCGTGACCACGCTGTTCAAGCACTTCCCGAGCAAGGAAGCGCTGGTCTTCGACGAGGACGAGAACGTCGAGGCCGCACTGGTGGCGGCGGTACGGGACCGCACGCCCGGGCAGTCCGTCCTGCACTCCCTGCGCGAGCACCTCGTGGCCACGCGGGCGACGCGCCGGAGCGACGATCCGGCGGTCATCGCGCACATCGCCCTGGTCCGGGGAACGCCGGAGCTCCAGGAGTACGGGGACCGGATGTGGCGGCGCCACGAGT harbors:
- a CDS encoding glycosyltransferase, which codes for MRVLHAVTLHSPTHAFGGPVRVALNLAKGLRERGHEAGLLALGEGFPDPWPTSVEGVPAKLFPARRLLPLGFSGMTSPALLASPGRLVRDADVVHVHLARDLVTLPVALAALRARTPLVLQTHGMVDPSEKLLAKVLDAVAVRRLLRGADAVLYLTPHEREGLDAVVGAPLANAVRLVNGTPAQEARPALSGPPRILYSARLQSRKRPVDFVDAAPALLAVHPDAEFVVAGPDEGELAAVRARVASLGLSSRFTVPGALSSAEVLTELRRAHVYVLPSVDEPFPMSVLEALSVGVPSVVTHSNGLARDIAAAGAGAAVDPGPAGVAAAVLSLLDSATNTTASLAARELAAKSFSMEAVLNTLLPVYEGAAQR
- a CDS encoding WcaF family extracellular polysaccharide biosynthesis acetyltransferase, with translation MRDLPAFTLAGYDKGRGLLTQALWFAVMNTLFMSWLCPARLRVALLRAFGAEIGEGVLIRHRVRVLWPWKLTVGDHAWIGEGAWLLNLEPVTIGAHACVSQEALLCTGSHDHRAADFRYRNAPITVEDGAWVAVRATVLAGVTVGRCAVAGAGSVVHKDLPALTLQTQDGRRRPVEEPK
- a CDS encoding HAMP domain-containing sensor histidine kinase, yielding MSGAGAAGAAAGGGGGGRRRRGAPWRRRRPLRTRLALSVTAAVAFVALGVCTAAFLQGRAALFRQLDLSLTQAARLAAKQYGDSPPGTASWDCRYLAAPACVQIVPADPSKDPAGGEAAYRMPVAPATRQVAVEARAPFYTDIVVEGHPARMLTTDFLKDRALQVAVRSDSVETGIDRAARWLALTATAGVLLAALLGYWVARTGLAPVTRLTAMAERIAATRDPRHRIELPPPGPGRGAEDEVTRLAGSFNTMLGELEQSVTAQRRLVADASHELRTPLTALRTNAELLARGERLTVEQRERASLALGRQLREVTGLVNDLIELARDEEPQLLVEQVRLAPLVEYCVGAARAHWPGVEFRVRTPAREEALAVVAGVPARLSRLLGNLLDNAAKFSPGGAEVEGVRGRPGAVLDGVDTGGHRVGDGIGAVRVRGHLQASLVGLFDYDGELVCAELALPSGRPPA
- a CDS encoding TetR/AcrR family transcriptional regulator; its protein translation is MTETVGRRERKKAQTRKSLADAALRLFQEHGYDKVGVRDVAEAADVSVTTLFKHFPSKEALVFDEDENVEAALVAAVRDRTPGQSVLHSLREHLVATRATRRSDDPAVIAHIALVRGTPELQEYGDRMWRRHEFALGAAIAEEAGAPEGDLRSAALARFALDTSSLIRGQDDQQQAMRALFDLIERGFGDGPA